A region from the Hippopotamus amphibius kiboko isolate mHipAmp2 chromosome 15, mHipAmp2.hap2, whole genome shotgun sequence genome encodes:
- the SLC1A6 gene encoding excitatory amino acid transporter 4: protein MSSHGNSLFLRESGQRLGRVGWLQRLQESLQQRALRTRLRLQTMTREHVLRFLRRNAFILLTVSAVVIGVSLAFALRPYQLSYRQIKYFSFPGELLMRMLQMLVLPLIVSSLITGMASLDNKATGRMGMRAAVYYMVTTVIAVLIGILMVTIIHPGKGSKEGLHREGRIETIPTADAFMDLVRNMFPPNLVEACFKQFKTQYSTRLVTRTIVRTDNGSEPGTSMPPLSSLENGTSLLENVTRALGTLQEVLSFEETVPVPGSANGINALGLVVFSVAFGLVIGGMKHKGRVLRDFFDSLNEAIMRLVGIIIWYAPVGILFLIAGKILEMEDMAVLGGQLGMYTLTVIVGLFLHACGILPLIYFLITHRNPFPFIGGILQALITAMGTSSSSATLPITFRCLEEGLGVDRRITRFVLPVGATVNMDGTALYEALAAIFIAQVNNYELNLGQITTISITATAASVGAAGIPQAGLVTMVIVLTSVGLPTEDITLIIAVDWFLDRLRTMTNVLGDSIGAAVIEHLSQRELELQEAELTLPSLGKPYKSLMAQEKGASRGRGGNESAM from the exons ATGAGCAGCCATGGCAACAGCCTGTTTCTGCGGGAGAGTGGTCAGCGGCTGGGCCGAGTGGGCTGGCTGCAGCGGCTGCAGGAGAGCCTGCAGCAGAGAGCGCTGCGCACTCGCTTGCGCCTGCAGACCATGACACGCGAGCACGTGCTGCGCTTCCTGCGCCGCAACGCCTTCATCCTGCTGACCGTCAGCGCAGTGGTCATTG GGGTTAGCCTGGCCTTTGCCCTGCGCCCGTACCAGCTCAGCTACCGCCAGATCAAGTACTTCTCTTTCCCTGGAGAGCTTCTCATGAGGATGCTGCAGATGCTGGTGCTGCCACTCATTGTCTCCAGCCTGATCACAG GTATGGCGTCCTTGGATAACAAGGCAACAGGGCGGATGGGGATGCGGGCAGCTGTATACTACATGGTGACCACAGTCATCGCGGTCCTCATTGGCATCCTCATGGTCACCATCATCCATCCTGGGAAAGGCTCCAAGGAGGGGCTGCACCGAGAGGGCCGGATCGAGACCATCCCCACGGCTGATGCTTTCATGGACCTGGTCAG aaatatGTTTCCGCCCAACCTTGTGGAGGCCTGCTTCAAACAG TTTAAGACGCAGTACAGCACGAGGTTGGTAACCAGGACCATTGTGAGGACAGATAATGGATCGGAGCCGGGCACCTCCATGCCTCCTTTATCCTCATTGGAGAACGGAACCAGCCTCCTGGAAAATGTCACGCGGGCCTTGGGCACCCTGCAGGAGGTGCTGAGCTTTGAGGAGACTGTGCCTGTGCCTGGCTCTGCCAATGGCATCAATGCCCTGGGCCTTGTGGTCTTCTCGGTGGCCTTTGGGCTGGTCATCGGTGGCATGAAACACAAGGGCCGGGTCCTGCGGGATTTCTTCGACAGCCTCAATGAGGCTATTATGAGGCTGGTGGGCATCATTATCTG GTATGCACCTGTGGGCATCCTGTTCCTGATTGCTGGCAAGATCCTAGAGATGGAAGACATGGCCGTCCTGGGGGGTCAGCTGGGCATGTACACCCTGACCGTCATCGTGGGTTTGTTCCTTCATGCGTGTGGCATCCTGCCCCTCATCTACTTCCTCATCACCCATCGGAATCCTTTCCCCTTCATTGGGGGAATACTGCAGGCCCTCATCACTGCCATGGGCACGTCTTCCAG CTCTGCGACACTGCCCATCACCTTCCGCTGTCTGGAGGAGGGCCTGGGTGTGGACCGCCGCATCACCAGGTTCGTGCTGCCCGTGGGGGCCACCGTCAACATGGACGGCACAGCCCTCTATGAGGCCCTTGCTGCCATCTTCATTGCCCAAGTCAACAACTACGAGCTCAACCTGGGCCAGATCACAACTATCAG TATCACTGCTACAGCAGCCAGCGTTGGGGCTGCTGGCATCCCCCAGGCAGGTCTGGTCACCATGGTCATAGTGCTCACCTCGGTCGGCCTGCCCACTGAAGACATCACACTCATCATAGCTGTGGACTGGTTCCT TGATCGACTTCGCACGATGACCAATGTGCTGGGGGATTCTATCGGAGCAGCCGTCATTGAGCATTTGTCTCAGCGGGAGCTGGAGCTGCAGGAAGCTGAACTcaccctccccagcctggggaagCCCTACAAGTCGCTCATGGCCCAAGAGAAGGGAGCTTCCAGGGGACGAGGAGGCAACGAGAGTGCCATGTGA